One part of the Caproiciproducens sp. CPB-2 genome encodes these proteins:
- the ptsP gene encoding phosphoenolpyruvate--protein phosphotransferase: MKKFTGLAGAGGRDLSQTLVLHRKKLTLEKKAVEDCEQEIERFRKVRREYAEELERLYRTTLAEDGEKTAGIFKAYRTIVEDDFLFKNPIQTVWEEQIGIDYAIEQEKEKISKKFAAMPDAYMQERANDIRNVCDEIVRRLNGVADGGQEMRNMREPFILVAEDLSPEDTIRVDKRFLRGFITEKGGITSHVVILAKTLGIPAVVGAAGIMREARSGQNIFVDGDCGYGILEPDEAFACSFRKDKACLDEQKKLYAAMAGEPAVTADGHPVAVCMNSGDAESLKNFCAEQCDGVGLFRTEFLFMNQHDYPDEELQFQTYRSIAENAKGKEVIIRTLDIGGDKQLDYMDIPKESNPFLGYRAIRICLDREEVFLTQLRAILRASAYGNVKIMFPMIVTLEELRQAKGMVKKAKDQLRAEGTVFTETIPIGIMIETPASVLISDKLAREAVFFSIGTNDLIQYTTATDRMNERVQHLYDPCNLSVLRSIDTVIRSAHSAGISVGMCGEVASDARLTPLLLAMGLDEFSVVPKQVGRIKYLVRRYDLGKLAGLKERVLDSNTIEEVKQLLAEYSAE, encoded by the coding sequence ATGAAAAAATTTACCGGCCTTGCGGGAGCGGGAGGACGCGACCTGTCGCAGACCTTGGTTCTGCACAGGAAGAAGCTGACACTGGAGAAAAAGGCGGTGGAGGACTGTGAACAGGAAATAGAGCGCTTCAGAAAGGTGCGTCGTGAGTACGCCGAAGAGCTGGAAAGGCTGTACCGTACCACCCTGGCTGAGGACGGGGAAAAAACAGCCGGTATTTTTAAGGCGTACCGCACGATCGTTGAGGACGATTTTCTGTTTAAAAATCCGATTCAGACCGTATGGGAGGAACAGATAGGAATCGATTACGCGATTGAGCAGGAAAAGGAGAAAATCAGCAAAAAATTTGCCGCCATGCCCGACGCGTATATGCAGGAGCGTGCGAACGATATCCGCAACGTCTGCGATGAGATCGTCCGCCGCCTGAACGGCGTTGCCGACGGCGGGCAGGAAATGCGGAATATGCGGGAGCCCTTCATCCTGGTGGCGGAGGACCTTTCCCCGGAGGACACCATCCGGGTCGACAAGCGCTTCCTGAGGGGCTTCATTACCGAAAAGGGCGGGATCACCTCCCATGTGGTGATTCTGGCCAAAACGCTGGGGATCCCGGCTGTCGTAGGCGCGGCCGGCATTATGCGGGAGGCCCGTTCCGGCCAAAATATCTTTGTGGACGGCGACTGCGGCTACGGGATTCTGGAACCCGACGAGGCTTTTGCCTGCTCTTTCAGGAAGGACAAAGCCTGCCTTGACGAACAAAAAAAGCTTTACGCCGCCATGGCGGGGGAGCCCGCCGTCACGGCGGACGGCCATCCGGTGGCGGTGTGCATGAATTCCGGAGACGCCGAAAGCCTGAAAAATTTCTGCGCGGAGCAGTGTGACGGCGTGGGCCTTTTCCGCACCGAATTTCTTTTTATGAACCAGCACGATTATCCGGATGAAGAGCTGCAGTTCCAGACCTACAGAAGCATTGCGGAGAACGCGAAGGGAAAAGAAGTGATTATCCGCACGCTGGATATCGGCGGTGACAAGCAGCTGGATTATATGGACATTCCGAAGGAAAGCAATCCATTTCTGGGTTACCGCGCGATCCGGATCTGTCTGGACCGCGAAGAGGTTTTTCTGACGCAGCTGCGAGCCATTTTGCGCGCCTCGGCATATGGAAATGTCAAGATCATGTTCCCGATGATCGTGACACTGGAAGAACTGCGTCAGGCAAAAGGAATGGTGAAAAAGGCAAAGGATCAGCTCCGTGCCGAAGGGACTGTTTTTACGGAAACCATTCCCATCGGCATCATGATTGAAACACCGGCCTCGGTCCTCATCAGCGACAAGCTGGCAAGGGAAGCTGTATTTTTCTCGATTGGGACAAACGACCTGATCCAGTACACCACGGCGACCGACCGGATGAACGAGCGCGTCCAGCACCTGTACGACCCTTGTAATCTTTCGGTGCTGCGCTCCATTGATACGGTGATCCGCAGCGCGCACAGCGCGGGGATTTCCGTCGGTATGTGCGGCGAGGTCGCCTCGGATGCACGGCTGACGCCGCTGCTGCTGGCAATGGGTCTGGACGAGTTCAGCGTCGTGCCCAAACAGGTGGGCAGAATCAAATATCTGGTCCGCCGGTACGATCTGGGTAAGCTCGCCGGACTGAAAGAGCGGGTGCTCGACAGCAATACCATTGAGGAAGTGAAACAACTGCTGGCGGAGTATTCCGCGGAATAG
- a CDS encoding PTS sugar transporter subunit IIA, translated as MKKEASGIGALLDERLIVLDADVNSDEECIRLMATRFEEAGYVKPGYGDAVIEREKALPTGLPGKKINLAIPHTNNKLVIKPAVGVIIPKRPVVFHMMGDRETSLDCEVILPLVVKDSKQQIGMLKKIMKIIQNSELLEKLKNSGSKAEIMDCLSSLEDES; from the coding sequence ATGAAAAAGGAGGCGTCTGGAATAGGAGCATTACTGGATGAACGGCTGATCGTTTTGGATGCGGATGTAAACAGCGACGAAGAATGTATCCGGCTGATGGCTACCCGGTTTGAAGAAGCCGGATATGTCAAGCCCGGATACGGAGACGCAGTGATTGAACGGGAAAAGGCCCTTCCCACCGGTCTTCCGGGAAAAAAGATCAACTTAGCAATCCCTCACACGAACAACAAGCTGGTGATCAAGCCGGCGGTCGGGGTCATTATCCCGAAAAGGCCGGTTGTTTTTCATATGATGGGGGACCGGGAAACCTCGCTGGACTGCGAAGTGATTCTGCCGCTGGTGGTCAAGGATTCCAAGCAGCAGATAGGGATGCTGAAAAAAATCATGAAGATCATTCAAAACAGTGAGCTGTTGGAGAAGCTGAAAAATTCCGGGAGCAAGGCGGAGATTATGGACTGCCTGAGTTCTTTGGAAGACGAATCATAA
- a CDS encoding PTS sugar transporter subunit IIB translates to MRAVKVLSVCGSGTVSSAMLSSKLEDVLAEHGYKMESTEVAPGGVELAVANGGYDLIAYTSPVDDIYGIPVLNATGFLVGINEDEFVEELLAVLSKLDLG, encoded by the coding sequence ATGCGCGCAGTGAAGGTTTTATCGGTATGCGGTTCCGGTACGGTCAGTTCTGCCATGCTGTCGTCCAAACTGGAGGACGTGCTGGCGGAGCACGGCTACAAAATGGAATCCACGGAGGTCGCGCCGGGCGGCGTGGAACTTGCAGTCGCGAACGGAGGCTATGATTTAATCGCCTACACAAGCCCGGTGGACGACATCTACGGAATCCCGGTACTGAATGCGACGGGGTTTCTGGTTGGAATCAATGAAGACGAGTTTGTAGAGGAGCTCCTTGCTGTACTGAGCAAGCTGGATCTGGGTTAA
- a CDS encoding PTS galactitol transporter subunit IIC gives MFFAVLKSVFDTFGNYITVPLIIFVICKLFKAPTKKAFSSAVLIGVGLKGMAFITTEFGAVLSPLVQQIVKASGLNLPALDIGWQAVASVAYSTNIGMMFIGVGLVFQIILWLIKWTDIFMPSDLWNNYSIIVWGSMLYQLTQNLAMAFALMLFVNLVTLLIAEVLQKRWSTYYHYPSCAMTAPHHNGDAPMYLVLNILFSKLGMDKIKADPVTIRKKIGFMGEPMYIGLIVGIILGVIGNITALNNMASWGQVVNVSVTCSAVMAIFPKVAGLFASGFTTLTDYSRKTLKNSKYGKDREFIIAVNDALGYGEPATLTTGLLVIPFAVLLAFLLPGNVVIPVMVLPSLPYMVEIPVCLSNGNIVKSWLMGCIVFAAKIMMASYWATVFTQVAAGAGFEAATTALAGGTLIIGFIMSNCTAGIITMAFLTMNPIIIAAVVAVYLVLFVLYKKNKGAVQEYLEKHALGEAYVAPQPAVNA, from the coding sequence ATGTTTTTTGCAGTATTGAAAAGTGTATTTGACACCTTTGGAAACTATATCACAGTACCCCTCATTATTTTTGTTATCTGCAAGCTGTTTAAGGCCCCCACCAAAAAAGCGTTTTCTTCCGCCGTACTGATCGGCGTGGGACTCAAGGGCATGGCTTTCATCACCACAGAATTCGGAGCCGTCCTGTCCCCGCTGGTACAGCAGATTGTAAAAGCGAGCGGGCTGAATCTGCCCGCGTTGGACATCGGCTGGCAGGCGGTCGCCTCCGTGGCTTATTCCACGAACATCGGCATGATGTTCATCGGCGTCGGTCTGGTTTTCCAGATCATCCTCTGGCTGATCAAATGGACCGACATCTTTATGCCGTCCGACCTGTGGAACAACTATTCGATCATCGTCTGGGGCTCCATGCTGTACCAGCTGACGCAAAACCTGGCGATGGCGTTTGCGCTGATGCTTTTTGTCAACCTGGTCACCCTGCTGATTGCGGAGGTCCTGCAGAAGAGATGGTCCACTTATTATCACTATCCCTCCTGCGCAATGACCGCGCCGCACCACAACGGCGACGCCCCGATGTATCTTGTCCTGAACATTCTGTTCAGCAAGCTGGGGATGGATAAAATCAAGGCGGACCCTGTTACGATCCGCAAAAAGATCGGCTTCATGGGAGAACCGATGTACATAGGACTGATTGTCGGTATTATTCTGGGTGTGATTGGCAATATTACCGCGCTGAACAACATGGCGTCCTGGGGACAGGTTGTCAACGTATCCGTGACCTGCTCCGCCGTTATGGCGATCTTCCCGAAGGTTGCCGGGCTGTTTGCCTCCGGATTTACCACTCTGACCGATTATTCCCGCAAGACGCTGAAGAACAGCAAGTACGGGAAAGACCGTGAGTTCATTATCGCCGTCAACGACGCGCTCGGCTACGGCGAGCCGGCTACCCTGACCACCGGACTGCTGGTCATTCCCTTCGCCGTTCTGCTTGCGTTTCTGCTCCCGGGCAACGTGGTAATTCCGGTTATGGTTCTTCCCTCTTTGCCATATATGGTGGAAATCCCCGTATGCCTGAGCAACGGCAATATTGTGAAGTCCTGGCTGATGGGCTGCATCGTTTTCGCGGCCAAGATCATGATGGCCTCCTACTGGGCGACCGTCTTTACCCAGGTCGCGGCCGGCGCCGGATTTGAGGCGGCCACCACCGCTTTGGCCGGAGGCACCCTCATCATCGGCTTCATTATGTCCAACTGCACGGCCGGTATCATCACCATGGCTTTCCTGACCATGAACCCGATCATCATCGCCGCGGTCGTCGCCGTGTATCTGGTGCTGTTTGTCCTGTATAAGAAGAATAAGGGCGCTGTACAGGAATATCTGGAAAAGCATGCTCTGGGCGAAGCGTATGTCGCTCCCCAGCCGGCTGTAAACGCCTGA
- a CDS encoding 2-hydroxyacid dehydrogenase: MKIVVIGDIVVPCELLTEAAESLGKPGQNTVVPIVWPAETRQEFQKKAQNIEKNGPTAEKVPEEVYREIADADILLTHFCPVPGDLIAQGKKLRLIGTCRGGMEHVDVAAATKYNIPVIHCIRNAEATSDFAIGLMFAEARNIARAHAALKQGEWRKEYVNNGYTTSMCEITLGVVGLGHIGKLVAKKAAGVGMKVIAYDPYVTQESLDEMGLPVRLAEQEELFRTADIVTLHLRLTPETKNSVDGKLIGLMKPTAYLINTSRAGVLDKDAFVKALQNRTIGGAALDVYWEEPIPKDDPLLALDNLTMTPHNAGNVVDALPKSPLLLARTIKAFWETGKSDMVVNLRNIKL, from the coding sequence ATGAAAATTGTAGTAATCGGCGATATCGTCGTCCCCTGTGAGCTGCTGACGGAGGCGGCGGAGTCCCTGGGCAAACCCGGTCAGAACACGGTCGTTCCGATTGTGTGGCCGGCCGAAACGCGCCAGGAATTTCAAAAGAAAGCGCAGAACATAGAAAAAAACGGTCCGACGGCGGAGAAGGTCCCCGAAGAGGTCTACCGTGAAATCGCGGACGCGGACATCCTGCTCACGCATTTCTGCCCGGTTCCCGGGGATCTCATCGCACAGGGAAAAAAGCTCAGACTCATCGGGACCTGCCGCGGCGGCATGGAGCATGTGGATGTCGCGGCCGCGACCAAATACAACATTCCCGTTATCCACTGCATCCGCAACGCGGAAGCAACCTCGGACTTTGCAATCGGCCTGATGTTCGCGGAAGCACGCAATATCGCCCGGGCACACGCCGCGCTCAAACAGGGTGAATGGCGCAAGGAATATGTAAATAACGGCTATACCACCTCCATGTGCGAAATAACGCTGGGTGTGGTCGGCCTTGGACATATCGGCAAGCTGGTCGCCAAAAAGGCCGCGGGAGTGGGCATGAAGGTCATCGCCTACGACCCGTACGTAACGCAGGAGTCCCTGGATGAAATGGGACTGCCGGTCCGGCTGGCGGAACAGGAGGAACTGTTCAGAACGGCGGATATCGTCACGCTGCATCTGCGCCTGACCCCTGAAACAAAAAACAGCGTGGACGGGAAGCTGATCGGCCTGATGAAGCCCACCGCCTATCTCATCAACACCTCCCGCGCCGGCGTGCTGGATAAGGACGCCTTCGTGAAAGCGCTGCAGAACAGGACCATCGGCGGCGCCGCGCTGGACGTGTACTGGGAAGAGCCCATCCCGAAGGACGACCCGCTTCTGGCGCTGGACAATCTGACCATGACGCCGCACAACGCGGGCAACGTGGTGGACGCCCTTCCCAAATCGCCTCTGCTGCTCGCGCGCACCATCAAAGCTTTCTGGGAGACCGGAAAGAGCGATATGGTGGTGAATCTCAGAAATATCAAACTTTGA
- a CDS encoding L-fuculose-phosphate aldolase, translating into MLMEKERKEIAEYGRKMSSSGLSKGTSGNISIYDPETGYMAISPSGLGYFDTEPEDVVVMDLKGNIIDGSRKPSSEHGLHTVMYLNKPDARAVVHTHSTFCTTLACLNTPLKAVHYVIGGAGAATVPCAEYATFGTPELAENVAKAIGKSKAVLLANHGLVTSGPSLAKAFGLAVNLEFVAEMQWRASCVGTPVVLSDAEMDTVMESFKSYGQPKKADEKKDGMGY; encoded by the coding sequence ATGTTGATGGAAAAGGAAAGAAAAGAAATTGCAGAGTACGGCCGTAAAATGAGCTCTTCCGGCCTGAGCAAGGGCACCAGCGGCAATATCAGCATTTATGACCCGGAAACCGGCTATATGGCAATCAGCCCTTCCGGCCTCGGATACTTCGACACCGAGCCGGAAGACGTGGTCGTCATGGACCTGAAGGGCAATATTATCGACGGCAGCCGCAAACCCTCCAGTGAGCACGGCCTTCACACCGTGATGTATCTGAACAAACCGGACGCCCGCGCGGTGGTACATACCCATTCCACCTTCTGCACTACGCTGGCCTGCCTCAACACCCCTCTGAAAGCGGTGCACTACGTTATCGGCGGCGCGGGTGCGGCAACGGTCCCCTGTGCGGAATACGCAACCTTCGGAACACCGGAGCTGGCGGAAAACGTCGCCAAGGCGATCGGCAAAAGCAAAGCCGTTCTGCTGGCGAACCACGGCCTTGTCACCAGCGGCCCAAGCCTTGCCAAAGCCTTCGGCCTGGCCGTCAATCTGGAATTCGTAGCCGAAATGCAGTGGAGAGCTTCCTGCGTGGGAACCCCCGTTGTGCTGAGCGACGCGGAGATGGATACGGTGATGGAAAGCTTCAAGAGCTACGGCCAGCCGAAAAAAGCGGATGAGAAAAAGGACGGAATGGGCTATTAA
- a CDS encoding alcohol dehydrogenase catalytic domain-containing protein: protein MLAAMLYGVEDIRIMEVPIPEIGPGEVLIQNKISTTCGTDVKNFKRGYPLLKPPHPYGHEFSGVIAAVGKDVKGFHEGDRVAVHNTAPCNECYYCKKGLYSMCSNMTFNRGSYAEYVKVPESIVRQNMFVLDSSVSHKTASLMEPFSCAVYGIENCPVHLGDTVVVNGAGPIGLMFARLAVLKGAKVIVTDMMENRLKLAEKMGVWKTCNLTGVENPVEAVRELTDEKRGADIVIEATGLIDVWKTSVQMVRKGGFVLLFGGTKSGSELTVDATLLHYSQITIKGVFHTTPLHVMTALELLKMGVILSEDYIQKEYRLPDLEKAIREHASGSVIKNCIVYD, encoded by the coding sequence ATGCTGGCTGCCATGCTGTACGGTGTGGAGGATATCCGCATCATGGAAGTACCTATCCCGGAAATCGGACCGGGCGAGGTACTGATTCAAAATAAGATTTCAACAACCTGCGGCACCGATGTGAAAAACTTTAAAAGAGGATATCCTCTTTTAAAGCCGCCGCATCCTTACGGACATGAATTTTCCGGCGTGATCGCCGCAGTGGGAAAAGACGTTAAGGGCTTTCACGAGGGCGACCGCGTAGCGGTCCACAACACGGCCCCCTGCAACGAGTGCTATTACTGCAAGAAAGGCCTTTACTCCATGTGCTCCAATATGACCTTTAACCGCGGCAGCTACGCGGAATACGTAAAGGTACCCGAGTCCATTGTGCGTCAGAACATGTTTGTTCTGGACAGTTCCGTTTCCCACAAGACCGCTTCCCTGATGGAGCCGTTTTCCTGCGCGGTTTACGGCATTGAGAACTGCCCCGTCCATCTGGGCGACACCGTCGTCGTGAACGGCGCGGGACCCATCGGCCTGATGTTTGCGCGTCTGGCGGTGCTGAAGGGCGCCAAGGTCATTGTAACGGATATGATGGAGAACCGTCTGAAGCTGGCGGAAAAAATGGGGGTCTGGAAAACCTGCAATCTGACCGGTGTGGAAAATCCGGTGGAGGCTGTCCGTGAGCTGACGGATGAGAAGCGCGGCGCGGACATCGTCATCGAGGCCACGGGCCTGATCGACGTGTGGAAAACCAGCGTGCAGATGGTGCGCAAAGGGGGATTCGTGCTTCTGTTCGGCGGCACAAAATCCGGCAGCGAGCTGACGGTGGACGCCACCCTGCTGCACTACTCGCAGATTACCATCAAAGGCGTGTTCCACACCACCCCGCTTCATGTCATGACGGCGCTGGAGCTTTTGAAAATGGGTGTGATTTTAAGCGAGGATTATATTCAGAAGGAATACAGGCTGCCGGATCTGGAAAAGGCGATCCGCGAACACGCTTCCGGCAGCGTTATCAAAAACTGTATCGTATACGATTAA
- a CDS encoding iron-containing alcohol dehydrogenase: MYSIKLGCEHIYCGENAVQYLKELPAVRKRAYIVMSGTILQELGQLKIVTDVLEESGFAWKAYTDVEPEPSFETVRRGTADMMEFEPDWVIGFGGGSAMDAAKAMWVFYENPEYRELDDVMPPNEIRNLKVKARVACIPTSAGTGSEATRAALIKDTVKKKKYSIRCLKGRMVPDVAILDPAFSMTMPKSLTAASGMDALTHAIESYVTPIANPFSDGMAMAAFIYGYQNLPVCYEDGKNAEARAKMLEASCMAGIAFSNCALGIVHSIAHTFGAEYGVPHGLANAIVLPYGLRFNSRDSRTQARYDELASFVGEASLLDGVLALRKRIDVPPRMKDVVPDEQDVLGKIDALVEKAMSDVCTPFTPVKPTMEELKALILKVYYGEKGHQA; this comes from the coding sequence ATGTATTCAATCAAGCTCGGCTGTGAACATATCTACTGCGGGGAAAACGCGGTGCAGTACCTGAAGGAGCTGCCCGCCGTCCGTAAGCGCGCCTACATTGTCATGAGCGGCACCATTCTTCAGGAACTGGGGCAGCTCAAAATTGTCACGGACGTTCTGGAAGAGTCCGGCTTCGCATGGAAGGCCTATACCGATGTGGAGCCGGAGCCCAGCTTTGAAACCGTCAGACGCGGAACCGCGGACATGATGGAATTCGAACCGGACTGGGTGATCGGATTCGGCGGCGGCTCCGCCATGGACGCCGCGAAAGCCATGTGGGTTTTCTATGAAAATCCGGAGTACCGGGAGCTGGACGACGTAATGCCCCCCAACGAGATCAGAAACCTAAAGGTAAAGGCGCGCGTGGCCTGTATCCCCACCTCGGCGGGAACCGGCAGCGAGGCGACCCGCGCCGCTTTGATCAAAGATACCGTAAAGAAGAAGAAATACTCGATCCGCTGCCTGAAAGGCCGCATGGTGCCGGATGTCGCCATCCTCGATCCGGCATTTTCCATGACGATGCCGAAAAGCCTGACGGCCGCTTCAGGGATGGACGCGCTGACCCATGCCATCGAATCCTATGTCACCCCGATTGCCAATCCGTTTTCAGACGGGATGGCAATGGCCGCGTTTATTTACGGATATCAGAATCTGCCTGTCTGCTATGAGGACGGAAAAAATGCGGAGGCCAGAGCAAAGATGCTGGAGGCTTCCTGTATGGCCGGTATTGCGTTTTCCAACTGCGCGCTGGGCATCGTACACAGCATTGCCCACACCTTCGGGGCTGAGTACGGTGTGCCGCACGGCCTGGCGAACGCTATTGTGCTTCCGTACGGACTGCGATTTAATTCGCGCGACAGCCGAACGCAGGCCCGTTATGACGAGCTGGCTTCCTTTGTGGGGGAAGCCTCCCTGCTGGACGGGGTCCTGGCGCTGCGCAAACGAATCGACGTGCCTCCCCGCATGAAAGACGTTGTGCCCGATGAGCAGGACGTGCTCGGCAAAATCGACGCGCTTGTGGAAAAGGCCATGTCCGACGTCTGTACGCCGTTTACTCCCGTAAAGCCCACCATGGAAGAGCTGAAAGCGTTGATCCTAAAGGTTTACTACGGAGAAAAAGGGCATCAGGCTTAA
- the tlp gene encoding small acid-soluble spore protein Tlp — protein MKSKPDDRRDNVERIQENINMTVENMRRADETIKATSDHKMRKNLIAKNERREEALGGMREEIRDEAAARKKGYDK, from the coding sequence ATGAAAAGCAAACCGGACGACCGCCGGGACAATGTGGAACGCATTCAGGAAAACATCAACATGACGGTCGAAAACATGCGCCGGGCGGATGAGACGATCAAAGCGACTTCCGATCATAAAATGAGGAAGAATCTGATCGCGAAAAATGAAAGAAGAGAAGAAGCGCTCGGCGGCATGCGCGAAGAAATCCGTGACGAAGCCGCCGCGCGTAAAAAAGGATACGACAAGTGA
- a CDS encoding BglG family transcription antiterminator, producing MNRKLKPRQYEILKILVTSSAPLDITFFRDELKKSERTVWYDINELKKICAEKNVEIRHRSKWGFYIPVEQKPRCSEILIAGRPEKDAGFLKSIEDERILNLFFYFYVKKRDVTAELLAREFYISRSTLMRIVPRFDEYFDNRIHLSSLKTGGYELQGDEFTIRHILAERLAQYFKGSYTAEDWYLLLPDPLKKYINLQRIITISNEIKRVNEQYNVWISNSGFLNLLSYCIAGDIRKYFCSPGDSADDSQGYAETLLKRLNKKIDKTELGYLKSVLMENEIIVNIQEIEEQKVNSSLQKILKFLKTQEEKGSYKFDMTSLFDDLYGHLKSSLFLFLNAKEKKEENYIVIREVKENYLDFYRMAQECSNILKQDFSIDFTETEVCYIAVYLYKNCKNQLNRKKNVLLVCGTGKGLSNLLAIRLGNVFPMLNIAGQVSPYQLSNMNFGKAVDFVISTIPLNITSIPVLKISQILPMEDIKRIQEFLDYGKLVDEIPLQEKNRASFNSKDDPFEIAGTVQQKTAFHNLTYAANIISKLILTLLEYTSKFPENYRMSQDVLLGMVIHMSMAVPRWFQGSDHDTPPEIAEEYIRIANDHRVIYEIMEQFFKLVENSLQVSISIEEKIAFFLYIIGGNEDESTNDQKGEADFPG from the coding sequence ATGAATAGAAAATTGAAACCAAGGCAATATGAAATACTGAAAATTTTAGTTACTTCCTCCGCCCCGCTGGATATCACCTTTTTCCGCGACGAACTGAAAAAAAGTGAACGGACCGTCTGGTATGACATCAATGAACTGAAGAAAATCTGCGCGGAAAAAAACGTGGAAATACGCCACCGCTCAAAGTGGGGGTTCTACATACCGGTCGAACAAAAGCCCAGGTGCTCGGAAATCCTGATTGCCGGACGGCCCGAAAAGGACGCGGGATTTCTGAAGAGTATTGAAGATGAGCGCATTTTAAACCTTTTCTTTTATTTCTATGTGAAGAAAAGAGACGTCACGGCGGAGCTGCTCGCCAGAGAATTTTATATCTCCCGGTCCACTCTGATGAGAATCGTACCGCGGTTTGACGAATATTTCGATAACCGGATTCATCTGTCCTCCCTCAAAACAGGGGGCTATGAGCTTCAGGGGGACGAATTTACCATTCGCCATATTCTGGCGGAACGGCTGGCTCAGTATTTTAAGGGAAGCTATACGGCGGAAGACTGGTATCTGCTTTTGCCCGACCCGTTGAAAAAATACATCAATCTTCAAAGGATCATTACGATCAGCAATGAGATCAAAAGAGTAAATGAGCAGTATAATGTCTGGATTTCCAACAGCGGTTTTTTAAATCTGCTGTCTTATTGCATTGCGGGCGATATACGGAAATACTTCTGCAGCCCCGGGGATTCTGCGGACGATTCGCAGGGGTATGCCGAAACTCTTTTAAAAAGGCTGAACAAAAAGATCGACAAAACGGAACTGGGTTATCTGAAGTCCGTTCTGATGGAAAACGAAATCATCGTCAATATTCAGGAAATCGAGGAGCAGAAGGTCAATTCCAGCCTGCAGAAGATTCTAAAGTTCTTGAAAACGCAGGAAGAAAAAGGCAGCTACAAGTTTGATATGACCTCTCTTTTTGACGATTTATACGGGCATCTGAAAAGCTCGCTGTTCCTGTTCCTCAACGCGAAGGAGAAAAAAGAGGAGAACTATATTGTTATCCGTGAGGTAAAAGAAAATTACCTCGACTTCTACCGCATGGCACAAGAGTGTTCCAACATCCTGAAACAGGATTTTTCAATTGATTTTACGGAAACGGAAGTTTGCTATATTGCCGTTTACTTATATAAAAACTGCAAAAATCAATTAAACAGGAAGAAAAATGTTCTGCTGGTCTGCGGAACGGGCAAGGGCCTGTCGAACCTGCTGGCCATCCGGCTGGGCAACGTGTTTCCCATGCTGAATATCGCGGGACAGGTTTCTCCTTATCAGCTTTCCAATATGAATTTCGGGAAAGCGGTCGACTTTGTCATATCGACCATCCCGCTGAACATCACAAGCATACCGGTTCTGAAAATCTCACAGATACTTCCGATGGAGGACATCAAACGCATTCAGGAGTTTCTTGACTACGGCAAACTGGTCGATGAGATTCCCCTGCAGGAGAAAAACCGGGCCTCCTTTAACTCAAAGGACGACCCGTTTGAAATAGCCGGAACCGTTCAGCAGAAAACAGCCTTTCATAATCTGACCTATGCCGCCAATATCATCAGCAAGCTGATTTTGACGCTTTTGGAATATACCTCCAAATTCCCGGAGAATTACAGGATGAGTCAGGATGTGCTTCTCGGCATGGTGATCCATATGAGCATGGCTGTTCCACGGTGGTTTCAGGGCTCGGATCACGATACCCCGCCCGAAATCGCGGAAGAGTACATCAGGATCGCGAATGACCACAGGGTGATTTACGAGATCATGGAGCAGTTCTTTAAGCTGGTGGAAAACTCCCTGCAGGTGAGTATCAGCATAGAAGAAAAAATAGCGTTTTTCTTATACATTATAGGAGGAAATGAGGATGAAAGTACTAACGATCAAAAAGGGGAGGCTGATTTCCCCGGTTAA